From one Marinobacter sp. LV10MA510-1 genomic stretch:
- a CDS encoding helix-turn-helix domain-containing protein, which yields MRQYAGNARKIWNLALNRQQELHTAGEKFTNSFGMNKWLPAWKQAFSYLCDAL from the coding sequence ATGCGTCAGTACGCGGGTAATGCTCGCAAGATTTGGAATTTGGCTTTGAATCGTCAGCAAGAGCTACATACTGCCGGTGAAAAATTCACCAACAGCTTTGGCATGAATAAATGGCTGCCAGCGTGGAAGCAGGCATTCTCGTACTTGTGCGACGCTCTCTGA
- a CDS encoding APC family permease, with protein sequence MSKNQDRTSRYQEGSLTLPGTVMLGTGVMIGAGIFALTGQMAQMAGALFPLAFLAAAIVISFSSYSYIKISNAYPSAGGIGMYLHKAYGDRLSTGFNALLMYFSMVIAQSFLARTFGSYTMQLFGGDEGGRMVPILGVSLILAAFMINLLGNRWIQGVASFIGVLKIGGILAFGLVGVWLADSLAVDFSSSGETGVVGNFLGATALGILAFKGFTTITNSGAEVKDPKRNVGRAIVISIAACVVIYTLVGFAVASNLSLAEIIETRDYSLAAAARPALGDYGLWFTVAIAMMATAGGILASIFAVSRMLAMLTEMKLVPHSHFGMPGSIQKHTLVYTVVLGLVLTAFFDLSRIAALGIIFYLIMDISIHWGVLRYLYQDVKAKRWVPAVAIGLDLMVLGGFVWVKLNSDPFVIGVSVITMIVIAVAEQIFLKSSARRKAMNSDESNAHHH encoded by the coding sequence ATGAGCAAGAACCAGGATAGAACCTCGCGCTATCAGGAAGGCAGCCTGACGCTGCCAGGAACGGTCATGCTAGGTACCGGTGTCATGATTGGCGCCGGCATATTCGCGCTTACCGGACAAATGGCGCAAATGGCTGGTGCACTTTTTCCGCTGGCTTTTCTGGCGGCCGCGATCGTCATTTCCTTCAGTTCCTATTCCTATATCAAAATCTCCAATGCTTACCCGTCAGCGGGTGGGATTGGCATGTATCTGCACAAAGCCTACGGCGATCGCTTATCGACGGGGTTCAATGCCTTACTGATGTATTTCTCGATGGTGATTGCCCAGAGTTTTCTGGCCCGCACGTTTGGGTCCTACACCATGCAGCTGTTCGGGGGTGATGAAGGCGGTCGCATGGTGCCGATACTGGGCGTGTCGCTTATTTTGGCGGCATTCATGATCAACCTGCTGGGCAATCGCTGGATTCAGGGCGTCGCTTCGTTCATTGGTGTCCTGAAAATTGGTGGCATTCTGGCCTTCGGGCTGGTGGGCGTATGGTTGGCCGACAGCCTTGCGGTCGACTTTTCCAGCAGCGGCGAAACCGGCGTTGTAGGCAATTTTCTGGGTGCGACGGCCCTCGGCATTCTGGCCTTCAAAGGTTTTACCACCATCACCAACAGCGGCGCCGAGGTGAAAGACCCGAAGCGTAACGTTGGTCGCGCCATTGTGATCTCCATTGCCGCCTGCGTGGTTATTTACACCTTGGTGGGCTTTGCCGTTGCAAGCAATCTGTCCCTCGCCGAAATCATCGAAACCCGGGATTACTCCCTGGCTGCCGCAGCACGTCCGGCACTGGGTGATTATGGTCTGTGGTTCACCGTGGCGATTGCCATGATGGCGACCGCTGGGGGCATTCTTGCCAGTATCTTTGCGGTTTCCCGCATGCTGGCCATGTTGACTGAGATGAAACTGGTACCCCACAGCCACTTTGGTATGCCGGGTAGCATCCAGAAACACACGCTTGTTTATACCGTGGTGCTGGGCCTGGTTCTGACCGCCTTTTTTGATCTCTCACGGATTGCGGCCCTCGGTATTATCTTTTATCTGATTATGGACATCTCGATTCACTGGGGTGTGCTGCGCTACCTGTATCAGGATGTGAAGGCGAAGAGGTGGGTGCCCGCCGTGGCGATCGGTCTGGATCTGATGGTTCTTGGCGGCTTTGTTTGGGTGAAACTGAACTCGGACCCCTTTGTGATCGGTGTGTCGGTGATCACGATGATTGTTATTGCGGTTGCCGAGCAGATATTCCTGAAGTCTTCCGCCAGACGTAAGGCGATGAACAGTGATGAGTCTAATGCACACCATCACTGA
- a CDS encoding DsrE family protein, with protein MIINYRSIFRRIPRIFFAAVYMALMSLPAGAAGYDNALKGVKNYDAVYEVSQGDPKVVNPVFLVIKNSYEAPEVKALAKDPNIAIVFHGPVVKLLSTDSAPFNKAELVEVQKFQATLKQMKKDGVTLEVCRFALKGMGVDEATIIPEIDPVDNGFVSVIGYQMQGYAVVRIP; from the coding sequence ATGATCATCAATTATAGAAGCATATTTCGCCGAATTCCCCGCATCTTCTTTGCGGCCGTCTATATGGCCCTGATGTCTCTACCTGCAGGAGCAGCCGGGTACGACAATGCTCTGAAGGGCGTTAAAAACTATGACGCTGTTTACGAGGTGAGCCAAGGTGATCCCAAGGTCGTTAACCCCGTTTTCTTGGTAATAAAGAACTCCTACGAAGCACCTGAAGTGAAGGCGCTCGCGAAAGATCCCAACATCGCCATCGTTTTTCACGGGCCGGTGGTGAAACTGCTCTCGACTGACAGCGCACCGTTTAATAAGGCAGAACTGGTCGAGGTACAGAAATTCCAGGCGACTCTTAAACAGATGAAGAAGGACGGAGTGACGCTGGAAGTTTGCCGTTTCGCTTTGAAAGGGATGGGTGTAGATGAGGCGACGATCATTCCGGAGATCGACCCGGTAGATAATGGTTTCGTCTCGGTCATCGGCTATCAGATGCAGGGGTACGCGGTTGTCCGAATCCCCTAA
- a CDS encoding DUF6488 family protein, which produces MKKFILSFTTVIVLSFAGQAFAGAGHSHGVSEPISKVQATQKAEAIKQQLVGSNQVSSEWRGVGAGSPQQRSTSADNLWVVEYANPQAADENKAKLFVFVDEDAYT; this is translated from the coding sequence ATGAAAAAGTTCATTCTTTCGTTCACGACCGTCATCGTTCTTTCATTCGCGGGCCAGGCATTTGCTGGAGCAGGCCATAGCCACGGTGTTTCAGAGCCTATCTCCAAAGTACAGGCAACGCAGAAAGCCGAGGCCATAAAGCAGCAACTGGTTGGCTCAAATCAGGTGTCCTCCGAGTGGCGAGGTGTTGGGGCTGGTAGCCCACAGCAGCGTTCTACCTCGGCAGATAACCTTTGGGTTGTTGAGTACGCCAATCCACAGGCCGCTGATGAAAACAAAGCCAAGCTGTTCGTGTTTGTGGATGAGGACGCTTACACATAG
- a CDS encoding heavy metal translocating P-type ATPase, which yields MSEHQHDHHGHENHEEHSAKDPVCGMSVDPHTAKHRSEHAGKTWYFCSSGCQSKFEGDPDKYLGDKREPAEPVAPGTMYTCPMHPEIRQQGPGDCPICGMGLEPEEISLDDGPSEELTDMTRRFWIGLALALPVFLLEMGGHFFKIDQIVSPQISNWIQLVLATPVVVWCGAPFFVRGWKSILSRNLNMFTLIAIGTGVALIYSLVATLVPQIFPDAFRQADGSVAVYFEAAAVIVVLVLLGQVLELRAREKTSGAIKALLDLAPATARKLDDEGDESDVSLDQVKVGDRLRVRPGDKVPLDGEVLEGSSNVDESMVTGEPLAVSKKAGDQVVGGSINQQGSFIMRADKVGRDTMLSQIVQMVASAQRSRAPIQGLADKVAGWFVPVVIVIAVIAFVVWSIFGPPPSMAFGLIAAVSVLIIACPCALGLATPMSIMVGVGRGAQSGVLIRDAEALERMEKVDTVVVDKTGTLTEGKPQVTKLVSANGFSDEDLMRYAGGLEKGSEHPLAHAILEKAKTMELKLPDAEDFDSPNGKGVTGKIDGKKVLLGNRLLMESESVDTSAFEEEADQLRKDGATVIFAAVDGKICGLLAIADPVKETTKAAIAALQKEGIRVVMLTGDNRTSAEAVARKLHIDEVEAEVLPEDKGKIIQRLKDEGRIVVMAGDGVNDAPALATADVGIAMGTGTDVAIESAGITLLRGDLMGIVEARKLSRATMRNIRQNLFFAFVYNAAGIPIAAGVLYPVAGILLSPIIAAAAMSLSSVSVITNALRLRVVKLSDD from the coding sequence ATGAGTGAACACCAGCACGACCATCACGGACATGAAAACCACGAAGAGCATTCGGCAAAAGACCCTGTCTGCGGGATGTCGGTAGACCCCCATACAGCAAAGCATCGTAGCGAGCATGCAGGTAAAACTTGGTATTTCTGTTCGTCTGGATGCCAGTCGAAGTTCGAAGGCGATCCGGACAAGTACCTGGGTGATAAGAGGGAGCCGGCAGAGCCAGTAGCACCCGGCACCATGTACACCTGCCCGATGCATCCGGAAATTCGCCAGCAAGGCCCGGGAGATTGTCCGATCTGTGGCATGGGCCTGGAGCCAGAAGAAATAAGTCTTGACGACGGACCCTCCGAAGAACTCACGGACATGACTCGTCGGTTCTGGATCGGTCTGGCTCTGGCGCTTCCTGTTTTTTTGCTTGAAATGGGCGGCCACTTTTTCAAGATTGACCAGATTGTGTCGCCGCAAATCTCCAACTGGATTCAGTTGGTTTTGGCCACGCCAGTAGTCGTCTGGTGCGGCGCGCCCTTTTTTGTTCGCGGCTGGAAATCGATCCTCAGCCGAAATCTGAATATGTTCACGCTGATTGCCATTGGCACTGGCGTCGCGTTGATTTATAGCCTTGTCGCTACCCTGGTGCCGCAAATCTTTCCGGATGCCTTCCGGCAGGCGGATGGTTCGGTTGCCGTGTATTTCGAGGCCGCTGCCGTCATTGTGGTGCTGGTGTTGCTTGGGCAGGTACTGGAACTGCGCGCCCGGGAGAAGACCTCCGGCGCCATCAAGGCCCTGCTTGATCTCGCGCCCGCAACCGCGAGAAAGCTGGATGATGAAGGCGACGAGTCCGATGTGTCGCTCGACCAGGTAAAAGTCGGCGACCGTCTTCGGGTTCGCCCTGGCGACAAGGTGCCACTGGATGGCGAAGTCCTTGAAGGTAGCTCGAATGTGGATGAATCCATGGTGACTGGAGAGCCTTTGGCGGTCAGCAAAAAGGCGGGCGATCAGGTGGTTGGCGGCAGCATCAATCAGCAGGGCAGCTTCATCATGCGCGCCGACAAAGTGGGGCGCGACACCATGCTGTCCCAGATTGTCCAGATGGTGGCCAGCGCGCAGCGCAGTCGTGCGCCGATTCAGGGCCTGGCAGACAAAGTGGCTGGCTGGTTTGTTCCGGTGGTCATCGTCATCGCCGTTATTGCCTTCGTCGTCTGGTCCATTTTCGGGCCGCCACCCTCCATGGCGTTCGGGCTTATTGCAGCGGTCAGCGTGTTGATTATTGCCTGCCCCTGCGCACTGGGTTTGGCAACCCCCATGTCGATCATGGTCGGCGTTGGACGCGGCGCCCAGAGCGGTGTCCTGATCCGGGATGCTGAAGCGTTGGAGCGCATGGAGAAAGTCGACACGGTGGTGGTGGATAAAACCGGCACCCTGACCGAGGGCAAACCTCAGGTGACGAAGTTGGTTTCGGCAAACGGTTTCAGCGATGAGGACTTGATGCGATACGCCGGCGGCCTGGAGAAGGGCAGTGAGCATCCTTTGGCTCATGCCATTCTCGAAAAAGCCAAAACCATGGAGTTGAAATTGCCGGACGCTGAGGATTTCGACTCCCCGAACGGTAAAGGTGTCACCGGAAAAATCGATGGCAAAAAAGTTCTGCTTGGCAATCGATTGCTGATGGAATCAGAAAGCGTCGATACCTCCGCCTTTGAGGAAGAGGCGGACCAGCTGAGAAAAGACGGTGCTACCGTTATCTTTGCGGCCGTGGATGGAAAAATATGCGGTTTGCTGGCGATTGCAGATCCGGTCAAGGAGACCACGAAAGCGGCAATAGCCGCTCTGCAGAAGGAGGGTATCCGGGTGGTGATGCTGACCGGAGACAACCGGACTTCCGCCGAAGCCGTGGCCCGCAAGCTCCATATTGATGAAGTGGAAGCGGAAGTACTGCCGGAAGACAAGGGCAAGATCATTCAGCGCCTGAAGGACGAAGGTCGCATTGTTGTGATGGCAGGTGACGGTGTGAACGATGCACCAGCCCTGGCCACCGCAGATGTTGGCATTGCCATGGGTACCGGGACTGACGTGGCTATTGAAAGCGCGGGCATTACGCTGTTGCGCGGCGATTTGATGGGCATTGTAGAAGCCCGGAAGTTGTCGCGGGCAACCATGCGCAATATCCGGCAGAACCTGTTTTTCGCGTTCGTTTACAACGCCGCGGGAATACCGATTGCGGCGGGGGTCTTGTACCCAGTTGCCGGCATCCTGCTGTCGCCCATCATTGCGGCTGCGGCAATGTCGCTGTCTTCGGTAAGCGTCATTACGAATGCCCTACGATTGAGGGTAGTGAAACTATCAGACGACTAG
- a CDS encoding YncE family protein gives MKHHFCKRWLVALTISVTMSFSLIAAAGTSRAFVPMGVADSVGVIDLESRQMTSSITGTVNTHGSALTPDGRYLIVGSLTTHESEEPVSRPKGVTEDEHATHHGGGAAATSEESNAGLLYVVDTETNAIVRKLEVPGPVHHVLVTSDGRYAVSTHPMGGGISVVDLDSGELVKTVATGPAPNYMVETDDGQSLLVSNSGNDTISEVDTGHWFVKRNLRVGGGPEHMVLAPDNERLYVNNVTSGQVVVVELSSGTVTATYEVGEEPHGVGLSEDGQVLYATSKGSNRVVRIDLASGTRQSAALAPAPYHLAVSPRNGQLLITSRTKSKLWVLDSESLKVIDEISLEGIGHQISIKGKK, from the coding sequence ATGAAACATCATTTTTGCAAACGCTGGCTTGTTGCGCTGACCATCAGCGTTACGATGAGTTTTTCGCTGATAGCGGCTGCGGGCACTAGCCGGGCATTTGTTCCCATGGGGGTGGCCGATTCGGTGGGCGTTATTGATCTGGAAAGTCGTCAGATGACGTCGTCAATTACCGGAACGGTGAATACCCACGGCTCCGCACTGACCCCAGACGGGCGGTACCTGATTGTAGGCAGTCTAACCACCCATGAAAGCGAGGAGCCTGTCAGCCGGCCGAAAGGTGTAACCGAAGATGAACACGCCACCCATCATGGCGGTGGCGCTGCTGCGACATCGGAAGAATCGAATGCCGGACTGCTCTATGTGGTGGACACTGAAACGAATGCGATTGTTCGCAAACTGGAGGTTCCAGGGCCGGTGCATCATGTGCTGGTGACCTCGGATGGTCGCTATGCCGTTTCCACTCATCCCATGGGTGGCGGTATCAGTGTTGTTGATCTGGATTCCGGAGAGCTGGTTAAAACGGTGGCGACAGGACCTGCCCCTAATTACATGGTGGAAACGGACGACGGTCAGTCTCTTCTGGTCAGCAATAGCGGTAATGACACAATCAGCGAAGTGGACACCGGACACTGGTTCGTCAAGCGTAACCTTCGGGTGGGTGGTGGTCCGGAACATATGGTGCTCGCCCCCGACAACGAGCGGCTTTATGTCAACAATGTTACATCCGGCCAAGTTGTTGTCGTCGAGCTTTCGAGCGGCACGGTGACGGCAACTTACGAAGTGGGGGAGGAACCTCATGGCGTTGGTTTGAGCGAAGACGGCCAGGTACTCTACGCAACCAGTAAGGGGAGTAATCGGGTCGTTCGGATTGATCTGGCCAGCGGAACTCGCCAAAGCGCGGCATTGGCGCCGGCACCTTATCACCTCGCTGTATCCCCCCGGAATGGCCAGCTGCTGATTACCAGTCGCACCAAGAGCAAGCTTTGGGTGCTCGACTCAGAGTCCCTCAAAGTGATTGATGAAATTTCGTTAGAAGGTATAGGCCATCAGATATCGATTAAGGGTAAAAAATAA
- a CDS encoding zinc ribbon domain-containing protein has protein sequence MCAENCKTQSQFECVECGYAENADLNAAINILRAGHARLACEVNGAVMPSATGTHRSDSRMAQCHA, from the coding sequence ATTTGTGCAGAGAATTGCAAGACTCAATCGCAATTCGAATGTGTCGAATGTGGGTATGCTGAAAATGCAGACCTCAACGCCGCAATCAATATTCTAAGGGCAGGTCATGCCCGGTTAGCCTGTGAAGTGAACGGTGCGGTAATGCCGTCAGCAACAGGAACCCACCGAAGCGACTCAAGGATGGCTCAATGCCACGCCTGA
- a CDS encoding DUF305 domain-containing protein gives MSTLSEEIPHVILALLRHDRRVHMAFYMGAAMAVIMLTFMLRMYTNKTVNMAIFAGSALVFAGALFLFRSQDFIEDKAWMKAMIPHHSIAILTSRRAEITDPRVAKLAEAIVLAQDREISEMRFLVEDIDRNGKAGADAALGQSNEQARVEAVAEALATPVIAGIRPAPLTEAEITRALGKAATCRFDRAVDADPILATVDGRGVAKISSSLILLEGDNTTMEAEGIRLTLTPPKPMRAKVPI, from the coding sequence TTGTCGACGTTATCAGAGGAGATACCGCATGTCATATTGGCGCTTCTTCGGCATGATCGCCGCGTCCACATGGCGTTCTATATGGGCGCCGCAATGGCTGTCATCATGCTGACCTTTATGCTGAGAATGTACACAAACAAGACCGTTAACATGGCTATTTTCGCAGGTAGCGCTCTTGTCTTCGCCGGCGCACTGTTTCTGTTCCGCAGCCAGGATTTCATCGAAGATAAGGCCTGGATGAAGGCGATGATCCCGCACCACTCCATCGCAATTCTCACCTCTCGCCGGGCCGAAATCACCGATCCGCGAGTGGCGAAACTGGCCGAAGCGATCGTATTGGCACAGGACCGCGAGATTTCCGAGATGCGGTTCTTAGTTGAAGACATCGACCGCAATGGCAAAGCCGGCGCCGACGCGGCCCTCGGGCAGTCGAACGAACAAGCCCGGGTGGAGGCCGTGGCTGAAGCGCTGGCCACACCCGTTATTGCCGGCATTCGCCCGGCTCCTTTGACCGAAGCCGAAATTACCCGTGCTCTTGGCAAAGCCGCGACCTGTCGGTTTGACCGGGCTGTTGACGCCGACCCGATTCTGGCGACAGTGGATGGACGAGGCGTTGCTAAGATTTCCAGCTCGCTGATCCTGTTGGAAGGTGACAACACGACGATGGAGGCCGAAGGTATCCGTCTGACGTTGACGCCCCCGAAACCGATGCGGGCGAAGGTGCCGATCTGA
- a CDS encoding DMT family transporter gives MANQSLSLQTIIGMVVVAILWAICFPFITVGLPDAPPLLFASIRALLAGGCLIVVGMKMGRMPHYSLRGLMMLALIGFSYTGMGLGGMFLGASDVGPGVATVLANAQPLFAAILSLFVLKEVITVRLYLGLFIGFVGVVILALPGFDVGADRSIGALYVLGGAVGTAIGNVLLKLQAGDGDVYWPMGIQLVMGAVFLFLASLLAGEGFEVDWTWSFAGAVFVLAVPATALMVVLWYALLARAPLNKLNPFTFLTPIFGLLIGTLFFDETFSTVEITGIAITVVGLLVIIIVPKQESVLLES, from the coding sequence ATGGCAAACCAATCACTTTCATTACAGACCATCATCGGAATGGTGGTCGTTGCGATTCTTTGGGCCATCTGCTTTCCGTTCATAACGGTTGGTTTGCCGGATGCGCCCCCCTTGCTGTTCGCGTCTATAAGAGCCCTTTTGGCGGGAGGGTGTTTAATTGTTGTAGGAATGAAAATGGGGCGAATGCCCCATTATTCGCTTCGGGGTTTGATGATGCTTGCGCTGATCGGTTTCAGTTACACCGGAATGGGGCTTGGCGGTATGTTCCTCGGAGCAAGTGATGTAGGGCCAGGGGTCGCAACTGTGCTTGCGAATGCGCAACCTCTTTTCGCCGCGATACTGTCGCTTTTTGTGCTCAAGGAAGTCATTACTGTTCGTTTGTATTTGGGTTTGTTCATTGGCTTTGTCGGGGTCGTTATTCTTGCTCTACCCGGTTTTGACGTTGGTGCAGATCGTTCGATCGGCGCGCTCTATGTACTTGGCGGGGCCGTTGGGACGGCCATTGGGAATGTTCTGTTGAAACTTCAGGCCGGCGACGGGGATGTGTACTGGCCTATGGGGATCCAGCTCGTAATGGGGGCGGTATTTCTGTTTCTGGCTTCTTTGTTGGCGGGGGAAGGCTTTGAGGTTGACTGGACATGGTCATTTGCCGGCGCTGTCTTCGTGCTTGCAGTCCCGGCAACGGCGTTAATGGTAGTGCTCTGGTATGCACTTCTTGCCAGAGCACCGTTAAATAAGCTCAATCCTTTTACTTTTCTGACACCGATCTTCGGGTTACTTATCGGGACTCTATTTTTTGATGAGACATTCAGTACCGTGGAAATTACGGGAATTGCGATCACGGTTGTGGGGCTGCTGGTGATAATCATAGTTCCAAAGCAGGAAAGCGTATTGCTTGAGTCGTGA
- a CDS encoding transposase gives MFEPVNALRTRAAKMATYQRRMSRKVTFSRNWKKAKARITQLHQRVAHTRNDFLHKTSNIISKNHAMVVIEDLKVTNMSKSASGTLEAHLRHQGEA, from the coding sequence ATGTTCGAGCCGGTCAATGCGCTGCGTACCCGCGCTGCGAAGATGGCAACGTATCAGCGACGCATGAGCCGCAAGGTCACATTCAGCCGCAATTGGAAAAAGGCGAAGGCCCGTATCACCCAGTTGCATCAACGGGTTGCTCATACCCGCAATGACTTTCTCCACAAGACCTCGAACATCATCAGCAAAAACCACGCGATGGTCGTCATCGAAGATCTGAAAGTCACGAATATGAGCAAGTCAGCAAGCGGCACACTTGAGGCACACTTGAGGCACCAAGGCGAAGCGTAA
- a CDS encoding methyltransferase family protein, whose protein sequence is MNESFNHAGAWGITLIVIVLVSWFFYRYFAPKNWREWAGAGVVQAFIIALYAEMYGFPLTIYLLVRFFGLDSEYVSASLWSTLVGLGETGMLVSMLLGYGIAFTGIGLFIQGWRQVHKARGENCLVTDGLYAYVRHPQYTGLFIALFGEGVVHWPTLFSVGLFPVIVLVYTWLARREEQQVLKQFGDAYRNYTRQVPMFIPRWGSWRQLAAASRASNDDNTV, encoded by the coding sequence ATGAATGAGTCCTTCAACCACGCTGGAGCCTGGGGCATTACACTGATCGTTATCGTTTTGGTGTCTTGGTTTTTTTATCGATATTTTGCGCCAAAGAACTGGCGAGAGTGGGCCGGTGCCGGTGTGGTGCAGGCCTTTATCATCGCGCTTTATGCCGAAATGTACGGTTTTCCGCTCACTATCTATCTGCTAGTGCGCTTTTTTGGTCTGGACAGCGAGTATGTTAGCGCCAGTCTATGGTCGACCCTGGTTGGGCTTGGCGAAACCGGCATGCTTGTCTCAATGTTGCTTGGCTACGGGATCGCATTTACCGGAATAGGGCTCTTTATTCAGGGGTGGCGCCAGGTTCACAAGGCGCGAGGGGAAAATTGCCTGGTAACAGACGGGTTGTATGCGTATGTGCGGCATCCCCAGTACACAGGGCTGTTTATTGCTCTGTTTGGAGAAGGCGTGGTGCATTGGCCAACGCTCTTTTCGGTAGGCCTGTTTCCGGTGATCGTGCTGGTCTACACCTGGCTGGCTAGACGTGAGGAGCAGCAAGTACTGAAGCAGTTCGGAGACGCTTATCGCAACTATACGCGGCAAGTACCGATGTTTATCCCTCGTTGGGGCAGCTGGCGCCAACTCGCTGCTGCCTCGCGAGCCAGCAATGATGACAACACGGTATGA
- a CDS encoding DUF302 domain-containing protein: protein MSYTMDRVIQNADFAEVDERTRKALADRGFGILTEIDVKATMKKKLDKDMLAYTILGACNPNMAWEAIGVEPRVGAMLPCNVILRETTEGVEVSAVDPVSSMSAIDNEQLKQVAGEVRDTLSEVINAI, encoded by the coding sequence ATGTCTTATACAATGGATCGCGTTATTCAGAATGCCGACTTTGCTGAAGTGGATGAACGAACCCGAAAGGCCTTGGCCGATCGGGGCTTTGGGATTTTGACGGAAATAGACGTCAAGGCGACCATGAAAAAGAAACTGGACAAGGATATGCTCGCCTACACAATTCTCGGTGCATGTAATCCAAACATGGCTTGGGAAGCGATCGGCGTAGAACCTCGGGTAGGAGCAATGTTGCCATGCAACGTTATTCTTCGCGAGACAACCGAGGGTGTTGAAGTCAGTGCGGTTGATCCCGTTTCATCCATGAGCGCAATCGACAATGAGCAGCTCAAGCAGGTTGCGGGTGAGGTGAGAGACACGCTGTCTGAAGTTATCAACGCAATCTGA
- a CDS encoding transposase, whose product MVGPWKKTMILGTGGIAFLGKKKYETLKKKLWGNALWSPSYFAGSCGGAPISIIRQYIEQQQTPE is encoded by the coding sequence ATGGTTGGTCCATGGAAAAAAACAATGATATTAGGCACGGGCGGCATTGCGTTTTTAGGGAAGAAAAAGTACGAGACACTTAAGAAAAAGTTATGGGGTAATGCCTTATGGTCGCCGTCTTACTTCGCTGGCAGTTGTGGTGGTGCACCCATTAGTATTATTCGCCAGTACATTGAGCAGCAGCAAACGCCGGAATGA
- a CDS encoding MauE/DoxX family redox-associated membrane protein has product MPNDTQMKKAVLYRMVMPGHTCPFGLKSKDLLEREGFEVEDHSLETREDTDVFMREHDVNTTPQTFIGDERIGGYEDLQVHFGKKDPEADDTTYQPIIALFSVAALLALAFAWVALPSVFAWQTLGWFISISMVLLGLQKFKDIESFSTMFLNYDLLAKRWVRYGYVYPFVETGAGLLMTATILPWLSIPGALFIGTVGAVSVIKAVYIDKRELKCACVGGDSNVPLGFVSLTENLMMVGMAVVMTIVIFT; this is encoded by the coding sequence ATGCCCAACGATACTCAGATGAAGAAGGCCGTCCTGTACCGGATGGTTATGCCTGGGCATACCTGCCCTTTTGGCCTGAAGTCCAAAGACCTGCTGGAGCGTGAGGGCTTCGAGGTTGAGGATCACTCTCTGGAGACTCGCGAAGATACCGACGTCTTCATGCGCGAGCATGATGTCAACACTACGCCACAGACTTTCATCGGCGATGAGCGGATCGGCGGTTATGAAGACCTTCAGGTCCATTTCGGCAAGAAAGACCCGGAGGCGGACGACACAACCTATCAGCCGATTATCGCGCTGTTCTCGGTTGCGGCGTTGCTTGCGCTGGCTTTCGCCTGGGTTGCGCTACCATCGGTGTTCGCATGGCAGACGCTGGGATGGTTCATCTCGATCTCCATGGTTCTGCTGGGTCTACAGAAGTTTAAGGACATCGAGAGCTTCTCAACGATGTTCCTGAACTACGATCTGCTGGCGAAGCGCTGGGTGCGCTATGGCTATGTCTATCCGTTCGTCGAGACGGGCGCGGGCCTTCTTATGACGGCGACGATCCTGCCGTGGCTGTCGATCCCGGGCGCGCTTTTTATCGGCACGGTGGGCGCGGTGTCGGTCATCAAAGCCGTTTATATCGACAAGCGTGAGCTGAAGTGCGCCTGTGTCGGCGGCGATAGCAACGTTCCACTGGGCTTCGTCTCCCTGACCGAAAACCTTATGATGGTCGGCATGGCGGTGGTGATGACCATCGTAATCTTCACCTAG